The DNA window GGAAGGGAAGCCCGGCGGCAACGCGCCGGAGGCCATGATATGTTCCGGCCCGATCTTCTTGCCCTGCTCCCTGAATTCGAAATTATCGAAATATTTGAAATTGCCCGTGGTCACGCTTACCGCGCCGACGCTGAGCCGGGTCGTCAGATCGTTGATCCGGTCGAAATCCACCAGCCGTTCCAGCGTCGCGCGAAGCGGGGCGGTGTCGTAATAGCTCTGCGACTGCGGGGTGCCCTGCGGCCAGAGCGGCGCCGGCGGGAAACGCGGCTGGAAAAACCCGGGAACGCCGAAGGTGGCGATCAGGGCGGCGCTGGCTTCGTTGAAAACGGAACGCCCGCGGTCGCCCGATGTGACGGGATTCCAGGGCACCGGCGCCGACACCAGGTCCCAGAATTCCTTGAGCCGCCCCACCCGCTTTTCGCGCGGGTTGCCGGCGATGATCGCGGCATTGATGGCGCCGATCGAGATGCCGGCGATCCAATCCGGCTCGAAATCATGATGGCACAGCGCCTGATAGGCGCCGGCCTGGTAGGAGCCGAGTGCGCCGCCGCCCTGCAGGACAAGCACGCGCTGGGCCCTCGCAGGCGTCTTTTCCGGCGCCGGATTGGAAGTATCCATGATGACCGTCGATCAATTATGAAAATGCCGCTTCACCGTGGCGCCTGTTCGAGATGGCGTCAATCGGCGAGGCGGGAACGAGCGGTCACGCCAAGTTTATCGCGGATCCGATGATGCCAGAATGAGCGTCCAGAACACCTTGTATTTGGTATTCGGAGCATAGCTCGCCGCGATGCCCAATTTTGTGACACCGTTTTTCAGCATATTGGCCCGGTGCGGGGGCGAGTCGCGCCAGCCCGAAAACGCTTCCGCCAGGGTGTGATAGCCGGCGGACACGTTTTCCACCGCCAGGGTCGCCGGATATCCCGAGGCATTCAGGCGTTTCTCCAGCGGCGCCTTGAGGTCGTGGTCGAGCTTGTTGTGGCTGGCCATGGCCTGCGACTGCGATTCCGCGAGCTTCGTGAGTTCGGGGTCGACCACCACGGCACCCAGCCCGTTGTTCTGCCGGTAGAGCGAGATCATCGAGGCCGCAGCCTGGGAATCAAGCTTGGCCCCGGCATCGGCCATGCTGAGATACATCGACGGCTGCTCGATCGGCGCCTCCGCCGCACAGCCGCCCAGTGCCAAAAGCCCGATAACCGCGAACGCCCCGCGCATGATCCAAAGGTTCCCCAAGTTGCATGCGGTTGTTGCATACCAACCGTGGCTGAATGGTGAACGGCCGCCCAAATTCGAACGTGATTCCGGGGCGCGCGTTACTCCCGTGCGGCGAAAATCCGGTAGCGCCGGGGCTGCAATCCCACGATATCGCCGGGGCGAAGCTCCCGTTCACGGGGGGCATCGATCTCAATCACGGTCTTGCCCCCGGACAACGCGATTTCGGCGCGCTGGATCGGCCCGAAACTCCGGACATGCCGCACCGCGCCCTCGAGCGCGCCGCTGCCGGCCGGCCCGACCTGCATGTCGTGGCGGCGGACAAATAATTTCGAGGCGCCGGAAGCCGCACCTTCGGCCGCGATATTCAGCGCCTTTCCGCCGAGCCGCACGCAACCGTCGCTGATATCCACCGGCAGCACGATCGATTCGCCGATGAAGCCGTGCACGAACGCGGTGGCGGGATTGTCATAGACTTCGCCGGGCGTGCCGATCTGCTCGATACGGCCCTTGTCCATCACCACCACCCGGTTTGCGACTTCGAGCGCCTCTTCCTGATCGTGGGTGACGAAGATCGAGGTCACGTGGATTTCGGAATGCAGCGAACGCAGCCATTGCCGCAGTTCCTTGCGCACCTTGGCGTCGAGCGCGCCGAACGGTTCGTCGAGCAGCAGAATGCGCGGTTCGATCGCCAGCGCGCGCGCCAGCGCAATCCGCTGGCGCTGGCCGCCGGACAGCTGGCTCGGATAGCGATCGGAAAGCCAGTCGAGTTGCACCAGATCCAGCAATTCCCTGACCCGCGCACGGATGCCGGCTTCATCCTTGCGAACCGCGCGCGGCTGCACCCGCAGTCCGAAAGCGACATTCTCGAACACGGTCATGTGGCGGAACAGCGCATAGTGCTGGAACACGAATCCGACATGGCGTTCGCTGGCGCCGCGGGCGAGCGCGTTCTCGCCGTCGAACGAAAGTTCGCCGGCGTCAGGCCAATCCAGCCCCGCGATGATTCGCAATAGCGTGGTCTTGCCCGAGCCCGACGGCCCGAGCAGCGCCACCAATTCGCCATCGGCAACTTTCAGATCGACATGGTCGAGCGCGGCGAACGCGCCGAACCTCTTCACGATATTCTTGACTTCAATCGCCACGCGGGAATTGCCCTTCGTCCAGATGCCGTTCGAGAATGGTTTTCGCCACCAGCGTGATCAGCGCCAGCATCGCAAGCAGCGACGCCACCGCGAACGACGATACGAACTGGTATTCGTTGTAAAGAATTTCAACCAATAGCGGCATGGTGTTGGTCTCGCCGCGAATATGCCCCGATACCACCGACACCGCGCCGAATTCACCCATCGCGCGCGCGTTGCACAGCAGCACGCCATACAGCACGCCCCATTTGATGTTCGGCAGGGTAACGCGGAAGAACGTCTGCAGGCCCGATGCACCCAGCGAGATCGCAGCTTCTTCCTCCTGCGTGCCCTGTTCCTGCATCAGCGGAATCAGCGCGCGCGCGACGAACGGAAAGGTGACGAAAATGGTGGCCAGCACAATGCCCGGCATCGCAAACAGCACATGGACATTATGGCTTTGCAGCCATGGCCCCCAATAGCCCTGCGCGCCGAACAAGAGTACGAAGACCAGACCCGAGATTACCGGACTGACCGAGAACGGCAGATCGATCAGCGAGATCAGGAAGGTCTTGCCGCGAAAGTCGAATTTTGCAATCGCCCATGCCGCGACCAGGCCGAACGCCAGATTGAGCCCGACCGAAATCGCGGCCACGCCCAGCGTCAGCTTGATCGCCGCGCGCGCTTCCGGATCTGACAGCGCCGAGAAATACGCACCGATCCCCCTGGAAAAGGCTTGCGCGAACACCACGACCAGCGGCAGCACGACGAACACGGTCAGGAAGATCACGGCGATCGCGATGATCACAAGGCGAATGGCTCGGGGCTCGGTACGCAGGTCGTCCCGTGCCGAACTCAATGAGGATTGCGGCAGGTTCATTTCGTCAGCCTTTCAATGCGCGGGAATGCGCACTTGCGCCCAGCGCTGCAGGCGATTGACCGCGAAGATGATCAGGAACGACGCCACCAGCATCACGACCGCGATCGCGGTGGCGTCCGCATAACGAAATTCCGAGAGCCGGATCACGATCAGAAGCGGCGCTATTTCCGACACATTCGGCAGATTGCCGGCGATGAAGATGACCGAACCGTACTCGCCGACGGCGCGCGCGAAAGCCAGCGCAAAGCCGGTCAGCAGCGCCGGGATCAGACTCGGCAGGATCACTTTGGAGACGGTATGCCAGCGGTTGGCGCCGAGGCTCGCGGCGGCCTCCTCGATTTCGACGTCGAGGTCGATCAGCACCGGCTGAACCGTCCGCACCACGAAGGGTATACCGATAAAAATCATGGCGACGAAAATGCCGACCGGCGTGAACGCCACCTTGATGCCGAGTTCGGCAAGCGGCGCGCCGAGCCAGCCTTTCTGCGCGAACAGCGAGGTCAGTGCGATTCCGGCGACGGCCGTCGGCAACGCAAAGGGTATATCGACGATGGCATCGAACAGCCGCCGACCCGGAAACCGATACCGCACCAGCGCCCAGACGATGATCGTTCCCATCACGAGATTGACGGCGGCGGCGGCAAAGGCGAGCCCAAACGATATCCTCAACGCATTGAGGGTGCGGCGGCTGGTGACGATGCCCCAGAATTGGTCGAGGCTCAGTTCCGAGGTCTTGAGAAACAGGCCGGCGAGCGGGATCAGGATGATGACGGAGAGCCACGTCAGCGTCAGCCCCATGGTGAGACCAAACCCCGGCAATGTGCTGCGTCGTGCCGCCGCTGCGCTCACATTGCCCTCAGCTTCCCGCTTCGCAAATCAGTTCTTGTAAATCTGGTCGAA is part of the Bradyrhizobium erythrophlei genome and encodes:
- a CDS encoding DUF3734 domain-containing protein, with the protein product MDTSNPAPEKTPARAQRVLVLQGGGALGSYQAGAYQALCHHDFEPDWIAGISIGAINAAIIAGNPREKRVGRLKEFWDLVSAPVPWNPVTSGDRGRSVFNEASAALIATFGVPGFFQPRFPPAPLWPQGTPQSQSYYDTAPLRATLERLVDFDRINDLTTRLSVGAVSVTTGNFKYFDNFEFREQGKKIGPEHIMASGALPPGFPSIEIEGEHFWDGGLASNTPLDYVLDAEVNNDLLIFQVDLFSARGPLPVSLLAAAEREKDIRYSSRTRMNTDKNRQIHNARMALRELIEKLPDDLKNDPSVEILRKAARENTVTVVHLIYRSKNYESSSKDYDFSHVGMVEHWAAGERDVNRSMRHEDWLERPQSGETMVTYDLTGDGAETLEGKQE
- a CDS encoding CAP domain-containing protein, translated to MRGAFAVIGLLALGGCAAEAPIEQPSMYLSMADAGAKLDSQAAASMISLYRQNNGLGAVVVDPELTKLAESQSQAMASHNKLDHDLKAPLEKRLNASGYPATLAVENVSAGYHTLAEAFSGWRDSPPHRANMLKNGVTKLGIAASYAPNTKYKVFWTLILASSDPR
- a CDS encoding sulfate/molybdate ABC transporter ATP-binding protein, giving the protein MAIEVKNIVKRFGAFAALDHVDLKVADGELVALLGPSGSGKTTLLRIIAGLDWPDAGELSFDGENALARGASERHVGFVFQHYALFRHMTVFENVAFGLRVQPRAVRKDEAGIRARVRELLDLVQLDWLSDRYPSQLSGGQRQRIALARALAIEPRILLLDEPFGALDAKVRKELRQWLRSLHSEIHVTSIFVTHDQEEALEVANRVVVMDKGRIEQIGTPGEVYDNPATAFVHGFIGESIVLPVDISDGCVRLGGKALNIAAEGAASGASKLFVRRHDMQVGPAGSGALEGAVRHVRSFGPIQRAEIALSGGKTVIEIDAPRERELRPGDIVGLQPRRYRIFAARE
- the cysW gene encoding sulfate ABC transporter permease subunit CysW — translated: MNLPQSSLSSARDDLRTEPRAIRLVIIAIAVIFLTVFVVLPLVVVFAQAFSRGIGAYFSALSDPEARAAIKLTLGVAAISVGLNLAFGLVAAWAIAKFDFRGKTFLISLIDLPFSVSPVISGLVFVLLFGAQGYWGPWLQSHNVHVLFAMPGIVLATIFVTFPFVARALIPLMQEQGTQEEEAAISLGASGLQTFFRVTLPNIKWGVLYGVLLCNARAMGEFGAVSVVSGHIRGETNTMPLLVEILYNEYQFVSSFAVASLLAMLALITLVAKTILERHLDEGQFPRGD
- the cysT gene encoding sulfate ABC transporter permease subunit CysT; its protein translation is MSAAAARRSTLPGFGLTMGLTLTWLSVIILIPLAGLFLKTSELSLDQFWGIVTSRRTLNALRISFGLAFAAAAVNLVMGTIIVWALVRYRFPGRRLFDAIVDIPFALPTAVAGIALTSLFAQKGWLGAPLAELGIKVAFTPVGIFVAMIFIGIPFVVRTVQPVLIDLDVEIEEAAASLGANRWHTVSKVILPSLIPALLTGFALAFARAVGEYGSVIFIAGNLPNVSEIAPLLIVIRLSEFRYADATAIAVVMLVASFLIIFAVNRLQRWAQVRIPAH